The Solibacillus sp. FSL W7-1464 genome contains a region encoding:
- the dnaK gene encoding molecular chaperone DnaK gives MSKIIGIDLGTTNSCVSVLEGGEPKVIPNPEGNRTSPSVVAFKNGEKQVGEVAKRQAVTNPNTIISIKSKMGTNEKVKVDDTEYTPQEVSAMILQYLKGYAEDYLGEKVTKAVITVPAYFNDAQRQATKDAGKIAGLEVERIINEPTAAALAYGLDQQDVDQKILVFDLGGGTFDVSILELADGVFEVLATAGDNKLGGDDFDDKIIAHLVEEFKKENSVDLSKDKMAMQRLKDAAEKAKKDLSGVTSTQISLPFITAGADGPLHLEMSLSRAKFDDLTKDLVERTIVPTRQALSDAGLSASELDKVILVGGSTRIPAVVEAIKKATGHEPHKGVNPDEVVAMGAAVQGGVLAGDVQGVLLLDVTPLSLGIETMGGVMTKLIDRNTTIPTSKSQVFSTAADNQPAVDIHVLQGERSMAADNKTLGRFQLSDIPPAPRGIPQIEVTFDIDANGIVSVKAKDLGTQKEQTIVIQSDSGLSEEEIERMVKDAEANAEADAKRKEEADLRNEADQLVFQVDKTITDLGEQITEDEKKSVEDARDELKAALEKGELEGIKASKEKLEGVLQPLVMKVYEQAAAAAQAQGGAEGFEGAADAGQKDDGIVDADFEEVKDDKDNK, from the coding sequence ATGAGTAAAATTATCGGTATTGACTTAGGAACAACAAACTCTTGTGTATCTGTATTAGAAGGCGGAGAACCAAAAGTAATTCCAAACCCAGAAGGTAACCGTACATCTCCATCTGTAGTAGCATTCAAAAATGGAGAAAAACAGGTTGGTGAAGTTGCAAAACGCCAAGCTGTAACAAACCCGAACACAATCATTTCAATCAAATCAAAAATGGGTACGAACGAAAAAGTTAAAGTGGATGATACAGAGTACACGCCACAAGAAGTATCTGCAATGATTTTACAATACTTAAAAGGCTATGCTGAAGATTATCTAGGCGAAAAAGTAACAAAAGCGGTTATTACAGTTCCTGCTTACTTCAACGATGCGCAACGTCAAGCAACAAAAGACGCTGGTAAAATCGCTGGTTTAGAAGTAGAGCGTATCATCAACGAACCAACAGCTGCAGCTTTAGCTTACGGTTTAGATCAACAAGATGTTGACCAAAAAATCTTAGTATTCGACTTAGGCGGCGGTACATTCGACGTATCGATCCTTGAATTAGCTGACGGCGTTTTCGAAGTATTAGCAACAGCAGGTGACAACAAACTTGGTGGTGACGACTTCGACGACAAAATCATCGCTCATTTAGTAGAAGAGTTCAAAAAAGAAAACTCTGTAGATTTATCAAAAGACAAAATGGCAATGCAACGTTTAAAAGATGCAGCTGAAAAAGCGAAAAAAGACTTATCAGGTGTAACTTCTACTCAAATTTCATTACCATTCATCACTGCAGGTGCTGATGGCCCGCTTCACTTGGAAATGTCATTATCACGTGCGAAATTCGATGATTTAACAAAAGACTTAGTTGAGCGTACAATTGTTCCAACTCGTCAAGCATTATCAGATGCAGGTCTTTCTGCTTCAGAATTAGATAAAGTAATCTTAGTTGGTGGTTCTACTCGTATTCCTGCAGTAGTAGAAGCAATTAAAAAAGCAACTGGTCATGAGCCGCACAAAGGCGTAAACCCGGACGAAGTAGTAGCAATGGGTGCTGCTGTACAAGGTGGCGTATTAGCTGGTGACGTACAAGGCGTATTATTATTAGACGTAACACCATTATCATTAGGTATTGAAACAATGGGCGGCGTTATGACGAAACTGATCGATCGTAACACAACAATCCCAACATCTAAATCTCAAGTGTTCTCAACAGCTGCAGACAACCAGCCAGCAGTAGACATTCACGTATTACAAGGTGAACGTTCAATGGCTGCAGACAACAAAACACTTGGTCGCTTCCAATTATCTGATATTCCACCAGCACCACGTGGTATTCCACAAATCGAAGTAACATTCGATATTGATGCGAACGGTATCGTATCGGTTAAAGCGAAAGACTTAGGTACACAAAAAGAACAAACAATCGTGATCCAATCTGATTCAGGTTTATCAGAAGAAGAAATCGAGCGTATGGTGAAAGATGCAGAAGCGAACGCTGAAGCAGATGCAAAACGTAAAGAAGAAGCAGATCTTCGCAACGAAGCTGACCAATTAGTATTCCAAGTGGATAAAACAATTACAGACTTAGGCGAGCAAATCACAGAAGACGAAAAGAAATCTGTTGAAGATGCACGCGACGAGTTAAAAGCAGCTTTAGAAAAAGGCGAGCTTGAAGGCATCAAAGCTTCTAAAGAAAAATTAGAAGGCGTACTGCAACCGTTAGTAATGAAAGTTTACGAGCAAGCGGCAGCAGCTGCACAAGCACAAGGCGGCGCTGAAGGCTTCGAAGGCGCAGCAGACGCTGGTCAAAAAGACGATGGTATCGTAGACGCTGATTTTGAAGAAGTAAAAGACGACAAAGACAATAAATAA
- the dnaJ gene encoding molecular chaperone DnaJ, whose protein sequence is MSKRDYYEVLGLSKGASKDEIKKAYRKLSKQYHPDLNKEEGADEKFKEVAEAYEVLSDDQKRARYDQFGHEDPNAGFGGGGFGGGAGFGGFEDIFSSFFGGGRRQDPNAPRKGDDLQFRMNISFEEAVFGKETEIEIPKDETCDTCHGSGAKPGTQPQTCSQCNGAGQINQAVDTPFGRMVNKRSCPSCRGQGKIIVDKCSPCRGTGTITKKKKIKITIPAGVDDGQQLRVAGQGEAGFNNGPAGDLYIIFNVRKHEYFERDGDDILFELKLTFPQAALGDEIEVPTVHGKVKLKIPAGTQSGAQFRLKDKGVKNVHGYGMGNQYVIVNVVTPTKLTEKQKQLLREFAEISGDIPEEHGSSLFDKIKKKIKGD, encoded by the coding sequence ATGAGTAAGCGCGATTACTATGAAGTACTTGGCCTGAGCAAAGGTGCAAGCAAAGATGAAATAAAAAAAGCGTATCGTAAATTATCAAAACAGTATCACCCGGATTTAAACAAGGAAGAAGGCGCGGACGAAAAGTTCAAGGAAGTCGCAGAAGCATATGAAGTGCTGTCAGACGACCAAAAACGCGCACGCTATGACCAATTCGGCCATGAAGATCCAAATGCAGGCTTTGGTGGCGGCGGCTTCGGAGGCGGCGCTGGATTCGGCGGTTTCGAAGACATCTTCAGTTCGTTCTTCGGAGGCGGTCGACGCCAAGATCCAAACGCCCCGCGTAAAGGCGACGATCTACAATTCCGTATGAACATCTCATTTGAAGAGGCAGTATTCGGTAAAGAAACAGAAATCGAAATTCCTAAAGATGAAACATGTGATACATGTCACGGTTCTGGCGCAAAACCAGGTACGCAGCCGCAAACATGTTCACAATGTAATGGTGCGGGCCAAATTAACCAGGCGGTTGACACACCATTTGGTCGTATGGTAAACAAACGTTCTTGTCCATCATGTCGTGGTCAAGGGAAAATCATTGTGGATAAATGTTCACCATGTCGCGGTACTGGTACGATTACGAAAAAGAAAAAAATCAAAATTACGATTCCTGCAGGTGTTGATGATGGTCAACAATTACGTGTGGCAGGTCAAGGCGAAGCAGGATTCAACAACGGTCCGGCAGGCGATTTATATATTATTTTCAATGTTCGCAAGCATGAGTATTTCGAACGTGACGGCGACGATATTTTATTTGAATTAAAGTTAACATTCCCGCAAGCAGCGTTAGGTGATGAAATCGAAGTACCGACAGTCCACGGAAAAGTGAAGCTGAAAATTCCTGCAGGTACACAATCCGGTGCACAATTCCGCCTGAAAGATAAAGGTGTAAAAAATGTACACGGCTATGGCATGGGGAACCAGTATGTCATTGTAAATGTAGTGACACCGACAAAATTAACGGAAAAACAAAAACAACTTTTACGTGAATTTGCAGAAATTAGTGGAGACATTCCGGAAGAACACGGAAGCTCACTATTTGATAAAATCAAGAAAAAAATTAAAGGTGACTAA
- the prmA gene encoding 50S ribosomal protein L11 methyltransferase — protein sequence MKWTELSILTTHEAVDAVTNILHEAGASGVVIEDSKELDKERIDKFGEIYALNPEDFPKTGVIVKAYLSASSFLAETIEEIKLAIANLVNFDINIGENVLTLCEVDEEDWSTAWKQYYHPVKISERFTIVPTWEDYKPVSTDELIIELDPGMAFGTGTHPTTVMCLQALEKVVQRDHTVVDVGTGSGVLSIGAAMLGAKSVHALDLDEVAVNAARENVELNKMSDIVEVFHGNLLDTVKEPADIVVANILAEIIMSFTDDAFSIVKSGGIYVTSGIIGAKKDDVKAALEEAGFVIEEVLMMEDWVAIISRRP from the coding sequence GTGAAATGGACAGAACTCTCGATTTTAACAACGCATGAGGCTGTTGACGCAGTGACGAACATTTTACATGAAGCCGGTGCAAGCGGTGTAGTAATTGAAGATTCAAAGGAATTAGACAAAGAGAGAATCGATAAATTCGGTGAGATTTATGCACTGAATCCGGAAGATTTTCCGAAAACAGGTGTCATTGTAAAAGCATATTTATCAGCTTCAAGTTTTTTAGCGGAAACAATCGAAGAAATTAAGCTTGCAATCGCAAATCTTGTAAACTTTGATATTAACATTGGTGAGAATGTATTGACACTATGCGAGGTTGATGAAGAAGACTGGTCAACAGCATGGAAGCAATACTACCATCCAGTAAAAATTTCCGAACGTTTCACAATTGTACCGACTTGGGAAGACTACAAACCTGTATCAACGGATGAGCTGATCATTGAGCTGGATCCGGGGATGGCATTCGGAACTGGAACACACCCAACAACGGTAATGTGTTTACAGGCACTTGAAAAAGTTGTACAACGTGACCATACTGTAGTCGATGTTGGTACAGGATCGGGCGTACTGTCAATTGGTGCTGCCATGCTTGGAGCGAAAAGCGTTCATGCGCTGGATTTGGATGAAGTGGCAGTAAATGCAGCACGTGAAAACGTTGAATTGAATAAAATGAGTGATATTGTTGAAGTATTCCACGGCAATTTATTGGATACAGTAAAAGAGCCGGCTGATATTGTCGTAGCGAATATTTTAGCAGAGATCATTATGTCATTTACGGATGATGCGTTTTCAATTGTAAAATCAGGCGGCATCTACGTTACATCGGGCATTATCGGAGCAAAGAAAGATGATGTAAAAGCAGCTCTGGAAGAAGCCGGATTTGTTATTGAAGAAGTATTGATGATGGAAGACTGGGTAGCGATTATTTCACGTCGTCCATAA
- a CDS encoding geranylgeranyl pyrophosphate synthase, whose product MNSQIQLIAPKWFVQDELHIIETIVSKVSANTGIVIAGENFDATKRCHPTVRVYMIQLLDDQYEITKELDAFPFDTAEEAQQFCAKLPEMSAIDLIMLMNNEEPVFSI is encoded by the coding sequence ATGAACAGTCAAATTCAACTAATCGCACCGAAATGGTTTGTCCAGGATGAGCTACATATTATCGAAACAATTGTCAGCAAAGTGTCAGCGAATACAGGTATTGTCATTGCAGGGGAAAACTTTGATGCAACAAAGCGTTGCCACCCAACGGTACGCGTTTATATGATCCAACTCTTGGATGATCAATATGAAATAACAAAAGAACTGGATGCCTTCCCATTCGACACTGCTGAAGAAGCACAACAATTTTGCGCAAAGCTGCCTGAAATGTCAGCTATTGATTTAATCATGTTAATGAATAACGAAGAGCCAGTATTTTCTATTTAA
- a CDS encoding methyl-accepting chemotaxis protein: MRFRNAIQFKDRLAVLMIICICSNIILTVFSMDYLRKMEREAQALYEEKLMTLHTIQDIEQQYLQTNEIPPQSREQLAAASFDSKMEFYMKQLASNPSAGLFEEIDTYIIERASAQLASHENDIKFGYSLLLSISILLMLLVLFFGVQAIRSINKPTRELKQLFKLVQQGDLTKYATYSARDELGETTKYYNLMIGDMKELLKTVRNNTESASEANNELQTNAEHITTGAVRIAASSDDMTGSLQYATARLSDNAASVQQVAAGIDEITERMYHVDHYIKETIAQAVDGEAIVGQNLQQMQDVQQAVQIASNTITQLNAQTQHVSRAVMMIHSIADQTNLLALNASIEAARAGEHGRGFAVVAQEVRKLAEQSQEFTKSIATIVASIQQDALEAADNMENAMRSVDTGVSTTEHSAAKFREITMQVQQIGPQMEHVSTIMNEISMHTRDVAQSSIELSNRSEENLLSMHQIQEQIDIQKKSTTEIYEDIQNIAKNMRSLTHAVKRFHI; encoded by the coding sequence ATGCGCTTTCGTAATGCGATTCAATTTAAAGACCGGCTTGCAGTGTTAATGATCATATGTATCTGTTCGAATATTATTCTGACCGTATTCAGTATGGACTATTTACGGAAAATGGAGAGGGAAGCACAGGCTTTATATGAAGAAAAACTGATGACACTTCATACGATACAAGACATTGAACAGCAGTACCTCCAGACAAATGAAATCCCGCCGCAATCCAGGGAACAATTAGCAGCAGCTTCATTCGATTCCAAAATGGAGTTTTATATGAAACAGCTGGCGAGTAACCCATCGGCCGGACTATTCGAGGAAATCGACACATACATAATCGAGCGGGCATCGGCGCAATTAGCCAGTCATGAGAACGATATAAAATTCGGCTACAGCCTCCTGTTATCCATATCCATCCTATTGATGCTGCTCGTACTGTTTTTCGGCGTTCAGGCGATCCGCTCGATCAATAAGCCGACGCGGGAACTGAAGCAGCTGTTTAAACTTGTACAGCAAGGAGATTTAACGAAGTACGCGACATACTCGGCACGCGATGAGCTCGGGGAAACAACGAAATATTACAATTTAATGATCGGGGATATGAAGGAGCTGCTAAAAACGGTCCGGAATAATACAGAATCGGCGTCAGAAGCGAATAACGAGCTTCAGACAAATGCGGAGCACATTACAACGGGGGCAGTAAGAATTGCCGCAAGCTCGGATGACATGACCGGTTCACTGCAATATGCAACAGCCCGATTATCGGATAATGCGGCATCCGTTCAGCAAGTAGCTGCAGGGATTGATGAAATAACCGAGCGCATGTACCATGTCGATCACTATATAAAAGAAACGATCGCACAGGCTGTGGACGGGGAAGCGATCGTCGGGCAAAATCTGCAGCAAATGCAAGATGTGCAACAGGCGGTGCAAATAGCCAGTAATACGATTACTCAGCTCAATGCACAGACACAGCATGTTTCGCGTGCGGTCATGATGATTCATTCGATTGCTGACCAGACGAATTTGCTGGCACTGAATGCCTCCATCGAAGCAGCAAGGGCCGGGGAACATGGGCGGGGTTTCGCAGTGGTTGCCCAGGAAGTGCGTAAGCTGGCGGAACAATCGCAGGAGTTCACAAAATCGATTGCAACAATCGTCGCGAGTATTCAGCAAGATGCCCTGGAGGCGGCAGACAATATGGAAAATGCAATGCGCAGTGTGGATACAGGGGTCTCTACAACGGAACATAGCGCGGCAAAGTTCAGGGAAATTACGATGCAAGTCCAACAAATCGGTCCGCAAATGGAGCATGTTTCTACTATTATGAATGAAATTTCGATGCATACTCGGGACGTCGCGCAAAGTTCGATTGAATTAAGCAACCGCTCCGAGGAAAATCTCCTGTCGATGCATCAAATTCAAGAGCAAATCGACATTCAAAAAAAATCTACGACCGAAATCTATGAAGATATCCAGAACATTGCAAAAAATATGCGTTCCTTAACACATGCAGTAAAACGATTTCACATTTAA
- the hrcA gene encoding heat-inducible transcriptional repressor HrcA: MLTNRQLQLLQVIVDEFVMSAQPVGSRQLSKKEGITYSAATIRNEMADLEELGFLEKTHTSSGRVPSEKGYRFYVDHLLQPQIITSGEVAQIQSLFKKQIVEAEQIIKESANILSELTTYTTILLGPDVQKHRVRKFQIVPLTEQTAVAIIITDNGHVENRTLTLPPGFNPHDIEKMVNILNDRLVGVPLYELPVKLQTEALSVLKSHIHASDSIIRSLLSITSNNHENKVYYGGKSNMLNQPEFHDLEKVRMLMDLIDKESQVQTLFNEQKNGIQIRIGSENNHLAMENCSVITASFLVGEEQQGAIAIIGPTRMDYRRVVTLLDVMANSLSRAFFDKKQ; this comes from the coding sequence ATGTTAACAAATCGGCAGTTACAACTATTGCAAGTAATCGTAGACGAATTTGTGATGTCAGCACAGCCTGTTGGTTCGCGTCAACTATCCAAAAAAGAAGGTATTACGTATAGTGCTGCTACAATACGTAATGAAATGGCAGATTTGGAGGAGCTGGGTTTTTTAGAAAAAACGCATACTTCTTCAGGCAGGGTCCCTTCTGAAAAAGGGTATCGCTTTTATGTCGACCATTTACTTCAGCCTCAAATTATTACGAGTGGCGAAGTAGCGCAAATCCAGTCGCTCTTTAAAAAGCAGATTGTTGAAGCAGAACAAATTATAAAAGAATCCGCAAATATATTATCGGAATTGACGACTTACACGACCATATTACTCGGTCCGGATGTGCAAAAACATCGTGTCAGAAAATTCCAGATTGTACCATTAACAGAACAGACAGCGGTGGCTATTATCATCACAGATAACGGTCATGTAGAAAATCGCACGCTAACGTTACCACCGGGTTTCAACCCGCATGATATTGAAAAAATGGTTAATATTTTGAATGACCGCCTAGTCGGTGTACCGCTTTATGAGCTTCCGGTAAAGCTTCAAACCGAGGCATTATCGGTATTGAAATCTCATATTCATGCATCCGATTCAATTATCCGGTCATTGTTATCCATTACTTCAAACAATCACGAAAATAAAGTTTATTACGGTGGTAAATCCAATATGTTGAATCAGCCGGAGTTCCATGACTTAGAAAAAGTGCGAATGCTGATGGATCTGATCGACAAGGAAAGCCAAGTTCAAACTTTATTCAATGAACAGAAAAATGGTATTCAAATCCGAATAGGTTCAGAAAACAATCATTTAGCGATGGAAAACTGCAGTGTCATCACCGCATCCTTCCTTGTCGGGGAGGAACAGCAGGGGGCGATTGCGATTATCGGCCCGACACGCATGGATTACCGACGTGTTGTCACATTATTGGATGTTATGGCAAACAGTCTGTCCCGGGCGTTTTTCGATAAAAAGCAGTAA
- a CDS encoding 16S rRNA (uracil(1498)-N(3))-methyltransferase, with protein MQRYFVDTVDHDTDHFIISGENARHISKVMRMTAGEEIIVVHDNVAYICEIIELDQDVHAKKTGVTIPSPEMPVDVDIACGLPKGDKLELIAQKATELGMHALIPFAAERSIVKWDEKKAKKNQERLQKIAQEAAEQSHRTYVPEVVQPISFKQLVQTFPHYDAVYIADEEDAKLATRTTFKQKLQSLNAEKTPRILCIFGPEGGISRNESAVLLEAGAQTMSLGPRILRAETAPLYALAAISYEFE; from the coding sequence ATGCAAAGATATTTTGTAGATACAGTGGATCATGACACGGACCACTTTATCATTTCCGGAGAAAATGCGCGCCATATATCAAAAGTAATGCGTATGACGGCAGGGGAAGAGATCATTGTTGTGCATGATAATGTAGCATATATTTGTGAAATCATCGAGCTGGACCAGGATGTACACGCGAAAAAAACAGGTGTAACGATTCCTTCACCGGAAATGCCGGTAGATGTCGATATTGCATGTGGCTTACCGAAAGGCGATAAACTGGAACTGATTGCGCAAAAAGCGACTGAGCTTGGTATGCATGCGTTGATTCCATTTGCTGCGGAACGTTCGATTGTTAAATGGGATGAAAAAAAAGCGAAGAAAAACCAGGAACGTCTGCAAAAAATCGCCCAGGAAGCGGCCGAGCAATCGCACCGTACATATGTCCCGGAAGTTGTACAACCAATCAGTTTCAAACAGCTTGTACAAACTTTCCCTCACTATGACGCTGTATATATTGCCGATGAAGAAGATGCAAAATTGGCGACACGAACAACATTTAAACAAAAGCTGCAATCGTTAAATGCTGAAAAGACACCGCGCATCTTATGTATTTTCGGCCCTGAAGGCGGCATTTCCCGCAATGAATCGGCCGTTTTGCTGGAAGCAGGTGCACAGACAATGTCGCTCGGCCCTCGTATTTTAAGAGCGGAGACGGCACCGCTATATGCGCTGGCTGCGATTTCCTATGAATTTGAATAG
- the hemW gene encoding radical SAM family heme chaperone HemW encodes MARGVYIHIPFCHQICNYCDFNKVFFKNQPVDEYIEALGREMEMTVAGMPEAFTNIETIFLGGGTPTALSAQQIEKLLSLITKHIPMSSVKEFSSEANPDELTIEKLQALYNGGVNRLSMGVQSFDQSLLKKIGRTHSNEHVYETIQNAKNVGFENISIDLMYGLPGQTMEQWQETLEKALALKLPHYSAYSLIVEPKTIFYIQYAKGKLHLPTEDLEADMYGVLMDTMETHGLLQYEISNFANEGYESTHNKIYWDNDEYAGFGAGAHGYLEGIRYSNVAPIKKYIETVMAGERPLLHEHEVTVDEKLEEQMFLGLRKTAGVTHEEFETKFGQPMLSIYKEIIERLQEEQLIELDAEGIRLTRKGRFIGNEVFQRFLVGE; translated from the coding sequence ATGGCTAGAGGTGTATATATTCACATTCCTTTTTGTCATCAAATTTGTAACTACTGCGATTTTAATAAAGTATTTTTTAAAAATCAGCCAGTAGATGAATATATTGAAGCGCTTGGACGGGAAATGGAAATGACGGTTGCCGGGATGCCGGAAGCGTTCACGAATATCGAAACGATTTTCCTTGGCGGGGGTACGCCAACCGCATTGTCCGCACAGCAAATCGAAAAATTATTGTCGCTTATTACGAAACATATTCCGATGTCATCCGTAAAAGAGTTTAGCAGTGAAGCAAATCCCGATGAGCTGACGATCGAAAAATTGCAGGCCCTTTACAACGGGGGCGTCAACCGCTTAAGTATGGGTGTCCAATCATTCGACCAGTCGCTCTTAAAGAAAATCGGGCGTACCCATTCAAATGAGCATGTATATGAAACAATCCAAAACGCTAAAAATGTTGGCTTTGAAAATATAAGCATTGATTTAATGTATGGTCTGCCTGGTCAGACGATGGAACAATGGCAGGAAACGCTTGAAAAGGCACTGGCACTGAAGCTGCCGCATTATTCGGCGTACTCGCTTATTGTAGAGCCTAAAACGATCTTTTATATCCAGTATGCGAAAGGGAAGCTCCATTTGCCGACAGAGGATCTGGAAGCGGACATGTACGGAGTTTTGATGGATACGATGGAAACGCATGGACTTCTGCAGTATGAAATCAGTAATTTCGCGAATGAAGGCTATGAGTCAACACATAATAAAATTTATTGGGATAATGACGAATACGCGGGATTTGGCGCTGGTGCTCACGGTTACCTGGAAGGGATACGCTATTCCAATGTCGCTCCGATCAAAAAATATATTGAAACAGTGATGGCAGGAGAACGGCCTTTACTTCATGAACATGAAGTGACAGTGGATGAGAAGCTGGAAGAGCAGATGTTTTTAGGACTAAGAAAGACTGCTGGCGTGACACATGAAGAATTTGAAACAAAATTCGGTCAGCCGATGCTTTCTATATATAAGGAAATCATCGAACGATTGCAGGAAGAACAACTGATTGAGCTTGACGCTGAAGGAATCCGTCTGACACGGAAAGGCCGGTTTATCGGCAATGAAGTATTTCAGCGGTTTTTGGTAGGGGAATGA
- a CDS encoding phosphomannomutase, producing the protein MSELGFLLEQLHGLLEKVTVILADPEVIFEHPEHLLEQQGDILENPHFIRINKNILEDF; encoded by the coding sequence ATGAGTGAGCTTGGGTTTTTATTAGAACAATTGCATGGTTTATTAGAAAAAGTCACCGTGATATTAGCAGATCCGGAGGTAATATTTGAACATCCCGAACACTTATTAGAACAACAGGGAGATATATTAGAAAATCCGCATTTTATTAGAATAAATAAAAATATATTAGAAGATTTCTAA
- the grpE gene encoding nucleotide exchange factor GrpE: MSETKNNEELQQEETTEEVVGTAETTETEEIAVDEKDQKIAELEAKLSEEDARYLRLRADYDNLARRTRLDREAAEKYRAQNLLTELLPVLDNLDRALQVEVTTEEAASLYKGVQMVYDQLLAATEKEGLTIIPAEGESFDPNFHQAVMQEQDSEKETGIILRELQKGYQLKDRVLRPSMVSVNE; the protein is encoded by the coding sequence GTGTCAGAAACAAAAAACAATGAAGAATTGCAGCAGGAAGAAACTACGGAAGAAGTAGTGGGAACAGCTGAAACTACTGAAACCGAAGAAATCGCAGTAGATGAAAAAGATCAGAAAATTGCTGAACTTGAGGCGAAACTGTCAGAAGAGGATGCACGTTATCTGCGTCTGCGTGCCGACTACGATAACTTGGCCCGCCGCACACGTTTAGATCGTGAAGCAGCGGAGAAATACCGTGCGCAAAACTTGCTGACTGAACTTTTACCGGTGCTGGACAATCTGGACCGTGCACTGCAAGTAGAAGTGACGACTGAAGAAGCGGCTTCATTGTACAAAGGTGTACAAATGGTATATGACCAGCTACTTGCTGCAACGGAAAAAGAAGGTCTAACAATCATTCCGGCAGAAGGCGAAAGCTTTGATCCGAACTTCCACCAAGCTGTAATGCAGGAGCAGGACAGTGAAAAGGAAACAGGCATCATTTTACGCGAACTGCAAAAAGGATATCAGTTAAAGGACCGTGTACTGCGTCCGTCAATGGTATCTGTAAACGAGTAA